In the genome of Candidatus Cetobacterium colombiensis, the window TGAAGAGATTGTAAAGGAAAATGGGATAACAACTTTAATGATAACTCATGAACTTCAAGATGCAATTGATTATGGAGACAGACTTATTATGCTAAATAACGGTAAAATAGTTTTAGATGTTTCTGGAGAAGAGAAGAAAAAGTTAACGAAAAAAGAGTTAATGTCATATTTCTTTTAAAATAAATGGATGGCCTTTGAGCCATCCATTTTTGTCATTCACTTTTCATAAATTTTCTTTAAATTTAATTAATAAAGATTTAAATAATTCAATCTCTTCTTCATTTATATTTTTAGAAAATTCATTATTGAATTCTATATCTATATGCTTTAATTGGTCAATTAAAATATAAGCTTTGTCTGTTAAACAAATAAAAAAAGCTCTTTTATCACTTAAATTTTCTTGTCGTATTAAATAGCCCTTTTTTTCAAGTTTATCAACAATTGCTTTTATATTGTTTTTATCTTTTTCAACTCTAAAAGAAAGTTCATTTTGTGAAATTTTATCTTCCTTTGATAGTTCTTTTAATATAACCCATTGTTCAGGAGTTATATCAAATTCTTTAAACTTTATAGTTAAATTTTGATGTATTTTTCTAGCAATAAGACATATTTCATAACCTATAGTATTAATATTTGCCACCTTCCCATTTTTAATGTTATTCAACAAATATAATATTACTTTTTAAAAATAATTACAATTATTTTTTATTCATAACAGAATCTATTGATTTATGAAGTTCATTAAAGTATAGTTCCATACCATTTTTTCCTCTAACAAAAGGATTAGGTTGTCCATTTTTTCTATCATTGGCTATTTCTAATTTATTGTATCCGTTATCAAGAAATAAGTGAGCCGTAATTTCAGAAGTTGCATTCATCTCTTGTGATTTTTTCTCAAAATGAGTTACAGAATTTTTATAAGCAACTTGTAAATCTTTATCTTGTGGTATTCCTGTTCCTCCCCACATTGTAACAACTTCTTTTTTCCCATCATTTGTTGTAGGGAAAATAAGTGATATTCCACCAGGTGTATGTCCAGGTGTTTCAAGAATTTCAACTGTAGTTTTTCCTAAAGTAATT includes:
- a CDS encoding MarR family winged helix-turn-helix transcriptional regulator yields the protein MANINTIGYEICLIARKIHQNLTIKFKEFDITPEQWVILKELSKEDKISQNELSFRVEKDKNNIKAIVDKLEKKGYLIRQENLSDKRAFFICLTDKAYILIDQLKHIDIEFNNEFSKNINEEEIELFKSLLIKFKENL